In Maniola jurtina chromosome 2, ilManJurt1.1, whole genome shotgun sequence, the following proteins share a genomic window:
- the LOC123872826 gene encoding uncharacterized protein LOC123872826, with protein MVRIASKRARTPNWSPEEKQYLLELIKEHKEVVITKPNNGPNHSEEKDVAWNDILRKLAVKFGNKFTGLSIKKVKTQWQNMRRIARDEIVHNAGVVNKYSRQSFEVCNLLDLIKDGVLKDEKESNETTMTTNIEIKTESIDEDTSQPSCSNTNLYQESLQEKVNDTRASSSCVSESTEIMGAEDPVENQENIINKKSASSMTEPTLLEDSGASVPVDTEKQEFLKYSVTEKQLKIESLKEERQVFRAMRETAELNKIIAEQKLKHILWMKNREMAIVQVVQLRSIMNFLARTRTPVLRAISVRMYAGEPGSGAGKGGGGGGAIREAGGAFGKMEAAREDEYFYKKQKEQLANLRGHLDKEIAFHQEQIKRHEDAIRRHKEQMAGMNPEK; from the exons ATGGTTAGAATAGCGAGCAAGCGTGCTAGGACTCCGAATTGGTCGCCCGAAGAAAAACAATACCTGCTGGAACTAATCAAAGAGCACAAGGAAGTGGTTATCACTAAACCTAACAATGGACCTAACCATTCCGAGGAAAAAGATGTAGCGTGGAACGATATCCTACGTAAACTAGCTGTGAAGTTCGGTAACAAATTCACTGGACTGTCCATCAAGAAGGTTAAAACCCAATGGCAGAACATGAGACGCATCGCTCGCGATGAAATTGTCCATAACGCAGGCGTGGTAAATAAATATTCGAGGCAGTCCTTTGAAGTGTGTAACTTACTAGATTTAATTAAGGATGGAGTACTTAAGGACGAGAAGGAGTCGAACGAAACAACTATGACAACTAACATTGAAATTAAGACTGAAAGCATTGATGA AGATACTAGCCAACCAAGCTGCAGTAACACCAATCTATACCAAGAGAGCTTACAGGAAAAAGTCAACGATACAAGAGCATCCTCGTCATGTGTTTCCGAGTCAACTGAAATTATGGGCGCTGAAGATCCCGTGGAGAATCAGGAGAATATAATTAACAAGAAATCTGCCAGTTCCATGACTGAACCTACACTTTTAGAGGATAGTGGGGCGAGTGTGCCAGTTGATACAGAAAAGCAAGAGTTTTTAAA GTATTCAGTCACAGAAAAACAACTAAAAATAGAATCCTTGAAAGAAGAACGCCAAGTCTTTAGGGCTATGCGAGAAACTGCCGAACTAAATAAGATTATTGCAGAACAAAAACTGAAACATATTCTTTGGATGAAAAACCGAGAAATGGC GATAGTACAAGTCGTGCAATTACGGT CAATCATGAATTTCTTAGCAAGGACAAGAACTCCCGTATTACGTGCAATTTCAGTTAG AATGTATGCTGGTGAGCCAGGCTCTGGCGCTGGAAAGGGTGGAGGTGGCGGTGGTGCCATCCGTGAAGCTGGTGGTGCGTTTGGCAAGATGGAGGCTGCTAGGGAAGATGAATACTTCTACAAAAAG caAAAAGAACAGTTGGCCAACTTGAGGGGGCATTTAGACAAAGAGATTGCCTTTCACCAAGAGCAGATTAAACGCCACGAGGATGCTATCCGTCGCCACAAAGAGCAAATGGCTGGAATGAACCCTGAAAAGTAG